The Diceros bicornis minor isolate mBicDic1 chromosome 24, mDicBic1.mat.cur, whole genome shotgun sequence region CAAAAGCTCTCTGAGGCTAAAGTGCAACCTGAAATCAATGCTGAAGATGCTGATccttctaagaaaaagaaaaaatccagatGTAAGATTCCCTGCATAAAATTCTCAAAAGGGGAGAAAAGAAGTAATCATTCCAAAATTATAGACGACTCAGACTGCAGCGTTCGAGTCCAGGGAGAGGCTGAAAGTTTGGATACAAAAACTCGGACCCAATCAGATGACCAGGCCGCAAAGACCAAGTCCACCCAGGATGTAAGTGAAGATGTCTCACAGAAAGAGGTTGGTGAGGTCTGTGAATCAAATGTGAGCAACAGCATAACTTCTCCTGCACAGACAGTGGTTTCAGTAGAAGTTGGGTTAGATATGGGGCCTTCTGCTCTTCCAACAGGAACTCTAATCCTTGAAAAAGATATGGAAATGactgaggaaaaacaaagtgttCAACCCCAGCAGGCAAGCCCACTTGAAACTTCAGAAACAGAACATCCGCTAACAGTGGTTTCTGAtgttcctccctcacctgcaatCCCAGATCAACAAATTGTGGAAGAAGCCAGAAACAGTATCCTAGAAAGTGGACCAAATTGGAAAGACCATGAAAGTAGAGAGATTGTAGCTGAAGAAAGTAAGCCAAAAGATACTGAATTGACCCAGGAatcagattttaaagaaaatgagatcAATGCGGAGAAACCCAAAccagaagaaagcaaaagaatggagccaattgctattattattacagaCACTGAAATCAGTGAATTTGATGTTAAGAAATCTAAAAATGTCCCTAAGCAATTCTTAATATCAATTGAAAATGAGCAAGTAGGGGTTTTTGCTAATGACAGTGGTTTTGAAGGTAGAACTTCAGAACAATACGAAACACTCTTAATAGAAACAGCTTCTTCTCTTGTCAAGAATGCTATCCAGTTGTCTGTAGAACAGCTGGTCAATGAAATGGCCTCTgatgataataaaataaacaatcttCTACAGTGACTTAATTTCCAGATCATGGGAGGAAAAAAAGCTTAATGataaattattttacatatttgtggCATTTCTTATTCAGTAACAAATGAGAGATTTATCATCTGTGGAATTCAAAGGCACAATTCCAGCCCAGAAGTGCTAAAGAATTAATCAAGTTAATAAAACCCTCCCTACCAGTGAAATGCAGTCACTTCTGGATTGGAGGGAAGTCAGTACAGACTGCAATGCAAGGTGACACACAGAGAGTTGCTAAAATGGCACGTGGAGATTGGGGTGCTGGGAGGAa contains the following coding sequences:
- the AKAP5 gene encoding A-kinase anchor protein 5 — translated: METTVSEIQVESKDEKKSAEVSPQDERQEEKASMLCFKRRKKAAKAVKPKAGSEAADVARKSPLEGGASDQPQLPAGAWASIKRLVTRRKKSDSSKQQKLSEAKVQPEINAEDADPSKKKKKSRCKIPCIKFSKGEKRSNHSKIIDDSDCSVRVQGEAESLDTKTRTQSDDQAAKTKSTQDVSEDVSQKEVGEVCESNVSNSITSPAQTVVSVEVGLDMGPSALPTGTLILEKDMEMTEEKQSVQPQQASPLETSETEHPLTVVSDVPPSPAIPDQQIVEEARNSILESGPNWKDHESREIVAEESKPKDTELTQESDFKENEINAEKPKPEESKRMEPIAIIITDTEISEFDVKKSKNVPKQFLISIENEQVGVFANDSGFEGRTSEQYETLLIETASSLVKNAIQLSVEQLVNEMASDDNKINNLLQ